One window of Streptococcus troglodytae genomic DNA carries:
- a CDS encoding beta-ketoacyl synthase N-terminal-like domain-containing protein, with the protein MQLSDGDISVMYYQYSGMERIDEEAGLKGFENSLKTEYCNVMILRGNKEKIEKALKIDNVKEIAYSKNEFYESPLLKNEDKQIKDLQKKIVVYLKNILAKVLETDPSNIDENSDLERYGIDSIIVMDISTILEKDFGQLPKTLFFEFGTLNKVGKYFIENHKERVIELFGLLVEKEEINQKVIKRQHEVAKMNDPKATDLESDDIAIIGVSARFPESETIEQFWENLRDGKDCISLIPKTRWDNNLYYSEDNKKKGGIYTQWGGFIKDIDKFDPIFFNIAPREAEAMDPQERIFLEEAYHAVENAGYSKRSLYGKKVGVFVGAMYAQYQLFGIKEKKGEFVLPESFFSNIANRLSYFMNFSGPSLTLDTACSSSLETIRQACLNIQNNECEMAIAGGVNLSLHPRKYQFLCGANFLSTDGRCRSFGEGGDGYVPGEGVGAVLLKPLRKARRDGDYIYGVIKGYATNHGGKTNGYSVPNPNAQEAVIVEAVRKANIPLETISYIECHGTGTSLGDPIEILGLDKAFANVKFNNGVCAIGSVKSNIGHLESAAGISGVVKILLQMQHKKLVKSLHSERLNPYIHLDESRFKVQQSYEDWKVIAGDKRRALISAFGAGGTNVSLILEEYKNTLDIKEKNNIPNVILLSAKNKDRLREYASNLYVYLTKVLTQKKKSRNYISIQNLAYTLQHRENEMNERLAFFAPSLEDVTRKLSQYLDGNYSDNEIFVGTYNKNREEMNNLLDDEERNVYFEQLINNRKVEKLAKLWVRGFHVSWSEFYEINCGKKIPLPGYPFAKERYWINEVEEPNKITPSSVKNEMSSKLCLYGMKWKEYEYVAKKIDITKRILIVNDSQQDAKNDLKILRNFGIMEDYCINIVYGKEFCRTERNYFVINKNNSQDFVKLFEILKKECNLPEIILFLNHEVKIEETEYMNDFTGKDNIYSIFSMIKAIASENVKNKIKMVYVHGVLEDEVNPYAESIFGYSLSLKQANKNIDFLTILKSKDQNEISLLDNNLLNLIYSNDIYQCKILKIEKISST; encoded by the coding sequence ATGCAGTTATCAGATGGCGATATTTCTGTAATGTATTATCAATATTCAGGTATGGAGAGAATTGATGAGGAAGCTGGTCTGAAGGGATTTGAAAATAGTTTAAAGACTGAATATTGTAACGTAATGATTCTAAGAGGCAACAAGGAAAAGATTGAAAAGGCTTTAAAAATAGACAATGTAAAAGAAATTGCATACTCAAAAAATGAATTTTATGAAAGCCCGCTTTTAAAAAACGAAGATAAACAAATCAAGGATCTACAAAAAAAGATAGTAGTATATTTAAAAAATATACTAGCGAAAGTATTAGAAACAGATCCTTCTAATATTGATGAGAATAGCGATTTAGAGCGTTATGGTATTGATTCAATTATCGTTATGGATATCAGTACAATATTGGAGAAAGATTTTGGACAGCTTCCTAAAACTCTTTTCTTTGAGTTTGGAACACTGAATAAAGTAGGCAAGTATTTTATTGAGAATCACAAAGAAAGAGTAATAGAATTATTCGGCCTCCTAGTTGAGAAAGAGGAGATCAATCAGAAAGTTATAAAGAGACAACATGAGGTAGCAAAAATGAATGATCCTAAGGCTACAGATTTAGAGTCAGACGATATTGCTATTATTGGTGTGAGCGCAAGATTTCCTGAATCTGAGACAATTGAACAGTTTTGGGAGAATTTAAGGGATGGTAAGGATTGCATTAGTTTAATTCCTAAAACACGATGGGATAATAATCTGTACTATAGTGAGGATAATAAGAAAAAAGGTGGTATCTATACTCAATGGGGGGGATTTATTAAAGATATTGATAAATTTGATCCTATTTTCTTCAATATAGCACCTAGAGAGGCTGAGGCTATGGATCCTCAGGAACGTATCTTTTTGGAAGAAGCATATCATGCTGTTGAAAATGCGGGATATTCTAAAAGATCACTTTATGGTAAGAAAGTGGGCGTTTTTGTTGGTGCAATGTATGCCCAATATCAGTTATTTGGAATTAAGGAGAAGAAAGGAGAGTTCGTTCTTCCTGAATCCTTTTTTTCCAATATCGCTAATCGTTTATCGTATTTTATGAATTTTTCCGGGCCAAGTTTGACCCTTGATACAGCATGCTCTTCATCACTTGAAACGATTAGACAGGCCTGTTTAAACATCCAGAATAATGAATGCGAAATGGCAATTGCTGGTGGAGTTAATTTGTCACTTCATCCTAGAAAGTATCAATTTTTATGTGGAGCTAATTTTCTTTCTACAGATGGACGATGCAGAAGTTTTGGCGAAGGCGGCGATGGGTATGTACCCGGTGAAGGAGTTGGTGCGGTCTTATTAAAACCGCTTAGAAAAGCCAGAAGAGATGGAGATTATATTTATGGAGTTATTAAAGGATATGCTACAAATCATGGAGGAAAAACAAATGGATATTCTGTACCAAATCCAAATGCACAAGAAGCGGTAATCGTTGAGGCTGTTAGAAAAGCCAACATACCATTGGAGACAATTAGTTACATTGAGTGTCATGGAACAGGAACTTCATTAGGTGATCCAATTGAAATTCTTGGACTGGATAAAGCTTTCGCAAATGTAAAATTTAACAACGGGGTATGTGCTATTGGTTCTGTTAAATCGAATATTGGTCATTTGGAATCTGCAGCAGGCATATCTGGAGTGGTTAAAATTCTATTACAAATGCAACATAAAAAACTGGTTAAATCATTACACTCAGAAAGATTAAATCCATATATTCATCTTGATGAGTCACGATTTAAAGTGCAACAAAGTTACGAGGATTGGAAAGTAATAGCAGGAGATAAGAGACGTGCTTTAATTAGTGCGTTTGGTGCCGGAGGTACGAATGTTAGCTTGATACTTGAAGAATATAAGAATACTTTGGATATAAAAGAGAAAAATAACATTCCAAATGTAATTTTGTTATCTGCAAAAAATAAAGATCGCCTTAGAGAGTATGCATCCAATCTTTATGTGTATCTCACTAAAGTGCTTACTCAGAAGAAGAAAAGTAGAAACTACATTTCAATTCAAAACCTTGCGTATACTTTACAGCATAGAGAAAATGAAATGAATGAAAGATTAGCATTTTTTGCTCCAAGTTTAGAAGATGTAACAAGAAAATTGAGCCAGTATTTAGATGGAAACTATTCAGACAATGAGATATTTGTTGGAACATATAATAAAAATAGGGAAGAGATGAATAATCTGTTAGATGATGAAGAAAGAAATGTATATTTTGAACAGCTAATTAATAACAGAAAAGTTGAAAAGTTGGCAAAACTATGGGTACGTGGCTTTCATGTTTCCTGGTCAGAATTTTACGAAATAAATTGTGGAAAGAAAATTCCATTGCCAGGTTATCCGTTTGCAAAAGAAAGGTATTGGATCAATGAGGTGGAAGAACCTAATAAAATTACTCCAAGTTCTGTAAAGAACGAAATGAGCAGCAAATTGTGTTTGTATGGTATGAAATGGAAAGAATATGAATATGTTGCTAAAAAAATTGATATAACTAAAAGGATACTGATTGTCAATGATAGTCAACAAGATGCTAAAAATGATCTGAAAATTTTAAGAAACTTTGGAATAATGGAAGATTATTGTATTAATATAGTTTATGGAAAAGAATTCTGTAGGACAGAAAGAAATTATTTCGTTATTAATAAGAACAATAGCCAGGATTTCGTAAAGTTATTTGAAATACTAAAGAAAGAGTGCAATTTACCAGAAATAATTTTGTTTTTAAACCATGAGGTCAAGATAGAAGAAACAGAATATATGAATGATTTCACTGGAAAAGATAACATATATTCTATCTTTAGTATGATAAAAGCAATAGCAAGTGAAAATGTTAAGAACAAGATTAAGATGGTGTATGTACATGGTGTGTTGGAAGATGAAGTAAATCCGTATGCAGAGTCCATATTTGGATATAGCTTGTCACTGAAACAGGCTAATAAGAATATTGATTTCCTTACAATTCTTAAGAGTAAAGATCAAAATGAAATATCTTTATTAGATAACAACTTATTGAATTTGATTTATAGTAATGATATTTATCAATGCAAAATATTGAAGATTGAAAAAATAAGTTCTACATAA
- a CDS encoding beta-ketoacyl [acyl carrier protein] synthase domain-containing protein, with translation MVLQVSTLKQTIQKNYGKFKNGENCISKISENRWKEEKNSEPYYGGFMSGIDKFDPLFFHITPMEAELMDPQQRIFMQQAYAALEDAGYSERALSKLKCGIYVGATQGDYANLLKKSNQYNSAYAFTGLNTFILTGRLSYYLDLIGPNMSIDTACSSSLVAIKQACDSLRLNECDMAVAGGIRLMVTSDLHKQLEELGMLAEDGKCYALDEKASGMVLGEGVGVIVLKEKVMH, from the coding sequence TTGGTATTGCAGGTAAGTACCCTGAAGCAAACAATACAGAAGAACTATGGAAAATTTAAAAATGGGGAAAACTGTATAAGTAAAATTTCTGAAAATAGGTGGAAGGAAGAGAAAAATAGTGAGCCCTATTATGGAGGCTTTATGAGTGGTATCGATAAATTTGATCCATTATTCTTCCACATTACGCCAATGGAAGCTGAATTAATGGATCCGCAACAAAGAATATTCATGCAGCAAGCATATGCAGCATTAGAAGATGCCGGCTATTCAGAAAGAGCATTATCGAAATTGAAATGTGGAATATATGTGGGTGCTACGCAGGGCGATTATGCCAATCTGTTAAAAAAATCTAACCAATACAATTCTGCATATGCGTTTACAGGATTAAATACATTTATTTTAACAGGTAGATTATCTTATTATCTTGATCTCATTGGGCCTAATATGTCAATTGATACGGCATGTTCTTCTTCTTTAGTGGCGATAAAACAAGCATGTGATAGTCTCAGACTTAACGAATGCGATATGGCAGTTGCTGGAGGAATACGTTTAATGGTAACTTCAGATTTGCATAAACAACTTGAAGAACTTGGGATGTTAGCGGAAGATGGAAAGTGCTATGCACTTGATGAAAAGGCATCGGGAATGGTACTTGGAGAAGGTGTTGGTGTTATAGTATTAAAAGAAAAAGTGATGCATTAA
- a CDS encoding SDR family NAD(P)-dependent oxidoreductase: MFAAASKSVLPINNKFIIKTVQVVKSLMDNRLCETIERIIAQYDLLANESRFTENKIYGKELYAISDEGLSNHSSAIKSNGTYVITGGLGGLGYIFSTYIAKKYQSRLILLGRSELSKESEMKITELRGYGSQVTYYACDVCDFNKVDQVVRNIGEITGIIHCAGIINQTSIMSDNMTEIEAVIAPKLYGTMNLDIATKDHDLDFIVLFSSISAIVGDYGCVSYASANKFMDEFSNLREELRKRHKRNGKQSVLTGHYGIMVVCSYQMAIFL; encoded by the coding sequence ATGTTTGCTGCAGCATCAAAGTCAGTTCTGCCAATTAATAATAAATTCATTATAAAAACGGTACAAGTAGTGAAATCACTAATGGATAACAGACTATGTGAAACAATAGAACGCATAATAGCACAGTATGATTTATTAGCGAATGAAAGTCGTTTTACAGAAAATAAAATTTATGGAAAAGAACTATATGCTATTTCAGATGAAGGGTTATCAAACCATTCCAGTGCTATTAAATCTAATGGAACTTATGTTATTACAGGAGGTCTAGGTGGTTTAGGATATATCTTTTCAACCTATATAGCAAAAAAATATCAGTCAAGATTAATACTTCTGGGAAGAAGTGAGCTATCTAAAGAAAGTGAAATGAAGATAACAGAATTAAGGGGATATGGTAGTCAAGTCACTTATTATGCTTGCGATGTATGTGATTTTAATAAAGTAGATCAAGTGGTTCGCAATATTGGTGAAATTACAGGGATTATACATTGTGCAGGAATAATTAATCAGACTTCGATCATGAGTGACAATATGACTGAGATTGAGGCTGTAATTGCACCTAAACTATATGGAACAATGAATTTGGATATTGCAACCAAAGATCATGATTTAGATTTTATAGTTTTGTTTTCTTCGATATCCGCTATTGTTGGAGATTATGGATGTGTAAGCTATGCATCGGCCAATAAGTTTATGGATGAATTTTCTAATTTAAGAGAAGAGTTACGTAAGAGACATAAAAGAAACGGAAAACAATCTGTATTAACTGGCCATTATGGAATAATGGTGGTATGCAGTTATCAGATGGCGATATTTCTGTAA
- a CDS encoding type I polyketide synthase, whose translation MADTLDQFWNNLKEGKDCITEIPKERWDYNDFYDKDKSRKDKVYTKWGGFISDVDKFDLTYFNMSKRESIMIDPAERLFLEASVHTFDDAGYSKQKISNTKTGVFVGVMYGQYQMYVNNIDRKSIGPTSSYASVANRVSYFFNLHGPSMAVDTMCSSSLTAFHLACESIKRGECEQAIVGGVNVCIHPAKYIILSQQRYASTDGKCRTFGEGGDGYVPGEGVGAVLLKPLKKAKQDKNQIYAVVKSSTINHDGKTNGYTVPNPNAQADLVSEALEKADINSETISYIEAHGTGTALGDPIEITGLVKAFAKSDKKLHQYCAIGSVKSNIGHCEAAAGIAAITKVILQMKYKTLVPSLNSDKLNSNIDFQATPFYVQHEMKPWKRPVINNKVYPRCAGISAFGAGGNNVHVILEEYDHQLNKESFEKEQLIILSDHSEERLQTKIKQMLEVLKCQNELIDKNQMTLENIAYTLQVGREEMEYRVAFTCSDIQNLLILLEQCHQKDYKGVSYYNASENIRKIEQLLLNNKGNVKKVEEAVKNRNLSVLKELWVQGYPVDFKKLNENSSACIISLPSYEFIKERCWVDCKRSATEILLNQQEKEAVLHPFIDYNLSTIHQQKYRKVYSFKEQVIREHVVLQQNIVAGAVLLETARAAGTLAYEKTIKILQDVMWAQPVVLKENRKTVDISITEENTGLAYNISNSDNDKKAIYVSGKLITEEPTPANRRYSLESIRRRCKDIHSRKEIEKKLQELGFNYGPSYLLTETLYCGEWESLAELNIPEKLLENQENVLFQPMILDCVLRSALGIKGELFSDNAELRVPYRLEKIEILRTIPKKCTVYAYIPDDERSEWGENIKSNFVVLDENGDEVVRILGFQARRFKHKNTDTNDDLLYYSSKWEEESFIEEKNCSGGKNVLVLCNDEQIIEKLNADGRNNYIFVIQGEKFEKQANGIYKIKATNLEHIDQVLKDCINVYGKISYILNMWNYNFNFEVALECLDLQERNTYIKKQLNSGLYTGIHLFKLFTKEK comes from the coding sequence ATGGCCGATACATTGGATCAGTTTTGGAACAATCTGAAAGAAGGCAAAGATTGTATTACTGAGATACCAAAAGAACGTTGGGATTATAATGACTTTTATGATAAAGATAAAAGTCGAAAAGATAAGGTATATACAAAGTGGGGCGGATTTATAAGTGATGTTGATAAGTTTGATTTAACGTACTTTAATATGTCAAAAAGAGAAAGCATAATGATTGATCCGGCAGAACGCTTGTTTTTAGAGGCGAGTGTTCATACTTTTGATGATGCAGGATATTCAAAACAAAAAATATCTAATACAAAGACTGGTGTGTTTGTCGGCGTGATGTATGGACAATATCAGATGTACGTAAATAATATTGATCGAAAATCAATTGGACCTACTTCTTCTTATGCATCTGTTGCTAACAGAGTATCTTATTTCTTTAATCTGCATGGTCCAAGTATGGCTGTGGATACTATGTGTTCATCATCGCTAACAGCATTTCATTTAGCATGTGAAAGCATAAAACGTGGAGAATGTGAACAGGCGATTGTAGGGGGTGTAAACGTATGTATACATCCTGCAAAATACATTATTCTAAGCCAGCAAAGATATGCATCTACGGATGGAAAGTGTAGGACATTTGGTGAAGGCGGAGATGGATATGTTCCAGGAGAAGGTGTAGGAGCAGTTCTGTTAAAACCATTAAAAAAGGCAAAACAGGATAAAAATCAAATATATGCAGTAGTAAAATCTTCTACAATTAATCATGATGGTAAGACGAATGGCTATACAGTTCCTAATCCAAATGCACAGGCGGATTTGGTATCAGAGGCATTAGAGAAGGCAGATATTAATTCAGAGACGATTAGTTATATCGAAGCACATGGAACAGGAACCGCACTGGGAGATCCAATTGAAATAACAGGTCTTGTAAAGGCATTTGCAAAGTCAGATAAAAAATTACATCAATATTGTGCGATTGGATCAGTAAAATCCAATATTGGACATTGTGAAGCGGCTGCGGGTATAGCGGCAATCACAAAAGTTATATTACAGATGAAATATAAAACTTTAGTACCATCTTTAAATTCAGATAAATTAAACAGTAATATTGATTTTCAGGCTACTCCATTTTATGTTCAGCATGAAATGAAACCATGGAAACGTCCAGTAATAAACAATAAGGTTTATCCCAGATGTGCAGGAATTAGTGCATTTGGAGCCGGTGGAAATAATGTACATGTTATTTTAGAGGAATATGATCATCAATTGAACAAGGAGAGCTTTGAAAAAGAACAACTTATTATTCTGTCTGATCATAGTGAAGAAAGATTACAGACAAAAATTAAGCAGATGCTTGAAGTACTGAAATGTCAAAATGAATTAATTGATAAAAACCAAATGACATTGGAAAATATCGCGTATACTTTACAAGTAGGACGTGAAGAAATGGAATATAGAGTAGCATTTACCTGTTCCGATATTCAGAACTTGCTCATTCTTTTGGAACAATGCCATCAAAAAGATTATAAAGGAGTTTCATATTACAATGCATCTGAGAATATCAGAAAAATAGAACAATTGCTTTTGAATAATAAGGGGAATGTAAAAAAAGTAGAAGAGGCTGTGAAAAATCGAAATTTGTCGGTGCTTAAAGAACTCTGGGTTCAAGGATATCCTGTTGATTTTAAAAAATTAAATGAAAATTCCTCAGCATGTATTATATCGCTTCCTAGTTATGAGTTTATAAAAGAGAGATGTTGGGTTGATTGTAAAAGAAGTGCAACTGAGATTTTACTTAATCAACAAGAAAAAGAAGCAGTACTTCATCCTTTTATTGATTATAATCTTTCTACAATTCATCAGCAAAAATACAGAAAAGTGTATAGTTTTAAAGAACAGGTGATTAGAGAGCACGTTGTTTTACAACAAAATATTGTAGCAGGAGCGGTACTACTGGAGACTGCAAGAGCCGCAGGCACACTTGCTTATGAAAAAACAATAAAAATACTGCAAGATGTTATGTGGGCTCAGCCTGTAGTATTGAAAGAGAATAGAAAGACAGTAGATATAAGCATTACCGAGGAAAATACCGGTTTAGCATATAACATAAGTAATTCTGATAACGATAAGAAAGCTATTTATGTCAGCGGGAAGCTGATAACAGAAGAACCAACTCCTGCAAATAGGAGATATTCATTAGAATCAATACGACGACGTTGTAAGGATATTCATTCAAGAAAAGAGATTGAAAAGAAATTACAAGAATTAGGATTCAATTATGGTCCATCTTATTTACTAACAGAAACATTATATTGCGGAGAATGGGAATCATTAGCAGAACTGAATATTCCCGAGAAGTTACTGGAAAATCAAGAGAACGTTTTATTTCAGCCAATGATTCTAGACTGTGTATTGCGTTCAGCACTGGGTATTAAAGGTGAACTATTTAGTGATAACGCAGAGTTACGTGTACCATATAGACTTGAAAAGATTGAAATATTAAGGACGATACCTAAGAAGTGTACAGTATATGCATATATTCCTGATGATGAGAGAAGTGAATGGGGAGAAAATATCAAGAGCAATTTCGTTGTATTAGATGAGAATGGCGACGAGGTTGTCAGAATTTTAGGGTTTCAGGCTAGAAGATTTAAACATAAGAATACGGATACGAACGATGATTTACTTTATTATTCTTCTAAATGGGAAGAAGAGTCGTTTATCGAAGAAAAGAACTGTTCTGGGGGAAAGAATGTATTAGTATTATGCAATGATGAACAGATTATTGAAAAATTAAACGCGGATGGTAGGAATAATTATATATTTGTCATACAAGGAGAGAAATTTGAAAAGCAAGCCAATGGTATTTATAAAATTAAAGCTACGAATCTAGAACATATCGATCAGGTACTAAAAGATTGTATCAATGTTTACGGAAAAATATCCTATATATTAAATATGTGGAATTATAACTTTAACTTTGAAGTGGCTTTAGAATGTTTAGATCTTCAGGAGAGAAATACATATATTAAAAAGCAGTTAAATAGTGGTCTATATACAGGTATACATTTATTTAAGCTATTTACAAAAGAAAAATAA
- a CDS encoding polyketide synthase dehydratase domain-containing protein: MNDLLKKCTKSITGNQFYSDFLGEALYLGETMHSIQRIDYNSHEALLELEINENKHIQNEYILHPSLINGIVECTIVLIKENEFMENAVYMPFALEKLTILNTIPNRCYAYLRYENDKKGDYLFNIDILNSNGDIIAIFSQLWIRVMPMQKYKRITNKSQNNQEEIKLMLKRLVLGEIDVDRVANYIGGLLDET, from the coding sequence ATGAATGATTTGCTAAAAAAATGTACCAAATCAATCACCGGAAATCAATTCTATAGCGATTTTTTGGGGGAAGCATTATATTTAGGTGAAACAATGCATTCAATTCAAAGAATAGACTACAATTCCCATGAAGCATTACTAGAGCTTGAAATAAATGAGAATAAACATATTCAAAATGAATATATACTACACCCTTCACTAATTAATGGAATTGTGGAATGTACGATTGTATTAATTAAAGAAAATGAATTTATGGAGAATGCAGTGTACATGCCATTTGCACTTGAGAAATTAACTATTCTTAATACAATACCGAATCGATGCTATGCATATTTAAGATACGAAAATGATAAAAAAGGAGATTATCTGTTTAATATTGATATACTTAATTCTAATGGAGATATCATTGCAATATTTAGTCAATTATGGATTCGTGTAATGCCAATGCAAAAATATAAAAGAATTACCAATAAAAGTCAAAACAATCAAGAGGAAATCAAATTAATGCTAAAACGTCTTGTTTTAGGTGAAATTGATGTTGATAGAGTAGCTAATTATATTGGGGGGTTGTTGGATGAAACGTAA
- a CDS encoding CurL C-terminal domain-containing protein, translating into MLSPSVQSQFELENEVYDKSKINPESIGYIEASCTGTKMGDAIELKALNRVFKQYTNKEGYCAIGSIKANIGHTTMASGVISIIKVLLMLKHKQLIPQINFNELNTQIDLSSSPFYINTKIREWETNGNQPRRAAVSSFGISGTNCHMVFEENLTPSRKSTRMLPFYLVVLSAKTKTALERKKEDLKAWLRNDGKDEKLCDVAFTLLNGRSFFEERETYVVSNINELLNKLEKNNKIINDNDVKTTELGNQLIEELSNYNKQNDVYKRKLEKLAEYFVLGYEVNWDKLYEDCGYCKLSLPTYPFDESVYWVSCEAEEKNEVRVSVNNYLHPMIHRNTSTIYEQRFYSMFTRETSFLRDHMINGKMVLPAVSYLEMARAAGSFSLEKEVTTIKDLIWSSPFILDKEKKEIEVSISPSDDIDDILEFEISSVNNDESSTDIYCQGRIVTESEKH; encoded by the coding sequence ATGCTTTCTCCAAGTGTACAGTCTCAATTTGAACTAGAAAATGAGGTGTATGATAAGTCAAAAATAAATCCTGAATCAATAGGATATATTGAGGCGAGCTGTACCGGAACAAAGATGGGAGATGCAATTGAATTAAAGGCATTAAATAGAGTATTTAAACAATATACCAATAAAGAAGGCTATTGTGCCATTGGAAGTATAAAGGCGAATATTGGTCATACAACAATGGCTTCCGGAGTCATAAGTATTATAAAAGTATTATTGATGCTAAAGCATAAGCAATTGATTCCACAAATCAATTTCAATGAATTGAATACACAAATCGACTTATCTAGTAGTCCATTTTATATTAATACAAAAATTAGAGAATGGGAGACAAACGGAAATCAACCAAGAAGGGCAGCAGTAAGTTCTTTTGGCATTAGTGGAACAAATTGCCATATGGTATTTGAGGAGAATCTAACGCCTTCACGAAAGAGTACTCGGATGTTACCCTTCTATTTGGTTGTTTTATCAGCAAAAACAAAAACCGCATTGGAGCGAAAGAAAGAAGATTTAAAAGCTTGGTTAAGAAACGATGGAAAAGACGAGAAACTATGCGATGTTGCATTTACATTGTTAAATGGACGAAGTTTTTTTGAAGAAAGAGAAACTTATGTTGTGTCCAATATAAATGAATTATTGAATAAGTTAGAAAAGAATAATAAAATCATAAACGATAATGATGTTAAGACAACAGAATTGGGCAACCAACTAATAGAAGAACTAAGTAATTATAACAAGCAAAACGATGTTTATAAGAGGAAACTGGAAAAATTAGCAGAATACTTTGTACTTGGGTACGAAGTAAATTGGGATAAGCTATATGAAGATTGCGGGTATTGTAAACTTTCATTGCCTACGTATCCATTTGATGAATCTGTATACTGGGTAAGTTGCGAAGCAGAAGAGAAAAATGAGGTTAGAGTTTCTGTAAATAATTATTTACATCCTATGATACATAGAAATACTTCAACAATATATGAGCAGAGGTTCTATAGTATGTTTACAAGAGAAACAAGTTTCTTACGGGATCATATGATTAATGGAAAGATGGTTTTACCAGCAGTGTCCTATTTAGAAATGGCAAGAGCTGCAGGATCTTTTAGTCTAGAAAAAGAAGTAACCACTATAAAAGATTTAATTTGGTCCAGTCCTTTTATCCTTGACAAAGAGAAGAAAGAAATAGAAGTCTCGATTTCTCCATCAGATGATATAGATGATATATTAGAATTTGAGATTTCGAGTGTAAATAATGATGAAAGTTCGACAGATATTTATTGTCAAGGAAGAATTGTAACTGAGTCAGAAAAACATTAG
- a CDS encoding acyl carrier protein produces MKRNELKEYVKKYLVNLIVSVTKLPEENVLPNLSFELFGIDSMMILELNKRFAKDFGQLSKTLFLSMRI; encoded by the coding sequence ATGAAACGTAATGAACTTAAGGAGTATGTAAAGAAGTATTTAGTCAACTTAATTGTTAGTGTTACTAAACTACCAGAAGAGAATGTATTACCTAATTTGAGCTTTGAATTATTTGGGATTGATTCAATGATGATTTTAGAGTTAAATAAAAGGTTTGCTAAAGATTTTGGACAACTTTCAAAAACACTTTTTTTGAGTATGAGAATATAG